Proteins encoded within one genomic window of Bacteroidales bacterium:
- a CDS encoding outer membrane lipoprotein-sorting protein — translation MKTTRSLITALVLMLWMVPGIVNAQDLTGKEIMEKVYYRDEGDDRKGNLNMTLVNSRGDQRVRELRQFYKDFGDTEKKIMFFLSPADVRNTSFMNWSYDDESKDDDQWIYLPALQKVKRISSDSKDDYFMGSDFTYDDLGERHPNEDNHELLRTETLNGEECYVVESTPKESGYMYSRTVSWIIKDKWIGLKKEFYDEDGKFLKTLQVKEYEQIQGFWTILHSLMKNDQKDHKTIMEYNEVEINTGIRDAYFTERMMKRGL, via the coding sequence ATGAAAACAACAAGAAGTCTAATAACAGCATTGGTTCTGATGCTCTGGATGGTTCCGGGCATTGTGAACGCACAGGATTTAACCGGAAAAGAAATTATGGAGAAAGTGTATTACCGGGATGAAGGGGACGACCGGAAAGGCAATCTCAACATGACCCTTGTTAATTCGCGGGGAGATCAACGAGTGCGTGAATTAAGGCAGTTTTACAAAGACTTTGGTGATACAGAGAAAAAGATCATGTTCTTTCTCTCTCCTGCCGATGTCCGCAACACCTCATTTATGAACTGGAGTTACGATGATGAATCAAAGGATGATGATCAGTGGATTTATCTTCCTGCTCTTCAAAAAGTTAAACGAATATCCAGTGACAGCAAGGATGACTACTTCATGGGTTCCGATTTTACTTACGATGATCTGGGAGAACGCCATCCCAACGAAGACAATCATGAATTGTTAAGAACAGAGACCCTGAACGGGGAGGAATGCTATGTAGTGGAAAGCACTCCGAAGGAATCGGGTTACATGTATTCCAGAACGGTCAGCTGGATCATTAAAGATAAGTGGATTGGGTTGAAAAAGGAGTTCTATGACGAAGACGGAAAATTCCTGAAAACCCTGCAGGTTAAAGAATATGAACAGATACAGGGTTTCTGGACCATCCTGCACTCGCTGATGAAAAACGATCAAAAAGACCACAAGACCATTATGGAATATAATGAGGTGGAGATAAATACAGGAATACGCGATGCGTATTTCACCGAACGAATGATGAAAAGAGGATTATAA
- a CDS encoding MMPL family transporter: protein MPIKRSTIKIPDSQNLIAQYLLLYEMSGDPDNLWKEVTYDYNQANLKYQLKEDDSKSLKAAISEIESFEDDFRDLGIEINYAGSGYKALVFTDLILEGQIKSLIISIILIVILLTFMFRQVSIGIIGAVPISITALLSFGLMGLLNIPLDTTTALLASIAVGIGIDYAVHFIERYKIYLKQYSSKFEAAAHTINHSGRAILFNAVVVIAGFLVLLFSVFPPNRALGALVSFNMFTAFLGTMTIMLILLHWKKKFK from the coding sequence AGAACTTAATTGCCCAATACCTCTTGCTGTATGAAATGTCAGGCGATCCGGACAATCTGTGGAAGGAAGTAACATATGACTATAACCAGGCAAATCTTAAATATCAGCTTAAAGAAGATGACTCCAAATCGCTTAAAGCAGCTATCAGTGAGATAGAATCCTTTGAGGATGACTTTCGCGATCTGGGCATTGAAATCAATTATGCAGGATCAGGTTATAAAGCTTTGGTCTTTACCGACCTGATCCTGGAAGGGCAGATAAAAAGCCTCATCATTTCTATCATTTTAATAGTTATCCTGCTCACGTTTATGTTCAGACAGGTTTCCATAGGGATCATAGGCGCTGTACCCATTTCAATTACAGCATTGTTAAGCTTCGGTTTAATGGGACTTCTGAACATTCCGCTGGATACTACCACTGCTCTGCTGGCTTCTATAGCGGTAGGCATTGGCATTGACTATGCCGTTCACTTTATTGAACGGTACAAAATCTATCTCAAGCAATATTCCAGCAAGTTTGAAGCTGCAGCTCATACCATTAATCACAGTGGACGCGCAATACTTTTCAATGCAGTTGTGGTTATTGCAGGATTCCTGGTGCTGCTGTTTTCGGTATTTCCACCGAACCGGGCACTGGGGGCGCTGGTTTCATTCAACATGTTTACTGCCTTTCTGGGCACCATGACAATTATGCTCATCCTTCTGCACTGGAAAAAGAAATTCAAATGA